Proteins from a single region of Apostichopus japonicus isolate 1M-3 chromosome 21, ASM3797524v1, whole genome shotgun sequence:
- the LOC139963120 gene encoding palmitoleoyl-protein carboxylesterase notum1-like, with protein MLIMAKREVFRGVPMRISSSSLLRNLLLSSLVAFIVPWTSSAMYPRQLSFQPASSSPSENEYVLDLNKLGGDPDDLMARIKDLASALQTCEFDPQYQLSLFHIRNRTVTCNDRSPAGFYLRKSGSKKWLIYLEGGSFCFSNAGCTHRESRLKSSRNWPKKKIGTGILSADPEENPVWWKANVVYVPYCSSDVWSGTVTADESGSYAFMGALILEEVIKELMTAGILDAKQVVLAGSSAGGTGVLLNIDRVADLMEAAGSSASVRGLADSGWFLETDSLDSPTEDCSDFLFCNPSLSIKRGSKLWRSYTPRACTEVYGQTQSWKCFFGFRIHETLKSPVFIFQWLYDEAQLTIGMGGPPREIRHWNYMQKIGRLTRVSLRNATTVFAPACYAHMVLLQSTWAQVQVRNTKLSRSIQCWLKSTDRITRQETDPPSSQELPTTAGSLQHEENDEIINIPMVDSLAATSQFRDIASFEPESEPPRNKRRRRQRSTGSTERRTRKKNKRKKAESSDEVESEISLQGDEPVNVGSTNVGSTTVRDSTEEVATVTRPTRRKPKRCQNKLVDHATCPHCNPTCPKPINTSTGEEMEFLYFLRLAGMDLSALADELGLDQRVLAMIDPNEAMELLASSSRRNSG; from the exons ATGCTAATCATGGCCAAACGAGAAGTTTTCCGTGGAGTACCGATGCGTATTTCATCTAGCAGTTTGTTACGTAATTTGTTGTTATCTTCCTTGGTTGCCTTCATCGTGCCTTGGACTAGTTCCGCGATGTATCCTAGGCAACTATCTTTCCAACCGGCCTCATCATCTCCGTCAGAGAATGAATACGTCCTCGACTTGAACAAGTTGGGTGGAGATCCAGACGACCTAATGGCGCGAATTAAGGATTTGGCTTCGGCTTTACAGACTTGTGAATTCGACCCTCAGTACCAACtatctttatttcacattagaaACCGGACAGTGACTTGTAATGACAGGTCTCCTGCTGG TTTCTATTTACGCAAGTCTGGCAGTAAGAAATGGCTGATATACTTAGAAg GAGGTTCGTTCTGTTTTAGCAACGCTGGTTGCACTCACAGAGAAAGTCGACTAAAGAGTTCGCGAAATTGGCCTAAAAAGAAAATAG GAACGGGTATACTATCGGCCGACCCGGAAGAGAATCCTGTTTGGTGGAAGGCCAATGTTGT GTACGTTCCCTACTGCTCTAGTGATGTTTGGAGTGGAACGGTAACTGCAGATGAATCAG GAAGCTATGCTTTCATGGGAGCTTTGATCTTGGAAGAAGTGATAAAAGAACTCATGACGGCAGGAATTTTAGATGCCAAGCAAGTGGTATTGGCGGGAAGCAG TGCTGGAGGTACTGGCGTCTTACTGAACATCGATCGTGTTGCTGATTTAATGGAGGCTGCAGGTAGTTCAGCCTCAGTGAGAGGATTGGCAGATTCCGGATGGTTCTTGGAGACCGATTCCCTAGACTCACCGACAGAGGACTGCTCGGATTTCTTGTTCTGTAATCCGTCTCTCTCCATCAAACGAGGCTCAAA ACTCTGGAGAAGTTACACACCCCGGGCCTGTACCGAGGTCTATGGTCAAACACAAAGCTGGAAATGCTTCTTTGGGTTCAGAATACACGAGACATTAAAAT CGCCAGTGTTTATATTCCAGTGGTTATACGACGAAGCACAGTTAACGATAGGGATGGGTGGACCACCGAGAGAGATCAGGCACTGGAACTATATGCAAAAGATTGGTCGGTTGACACGAGTATCATTACGTAATGCCAC CACAGTGTTTGCTCCGGCATGCTATGCTCATATGGTGTTATTACAAAG CACCTGGGCACAAGTTCAGGTTAGGAACACAAAGTTATCTCGTAGCATACAGTGTTGGTTGAAATCAACGGATAGGATTACACGGCAGGAGACAGACCCACCAAGTTCGCAAGAGTTACCAACAACAGCAGGGAGTTTACAGC ATGAAGAGAACGATGAAATTATTAACATACCTATGGTCGACTCGTTGGCTGCAACCTCTCAGTTCAGAGATATCGCTAGCTTCGAACCGGAGAGTGAACCACCCAGAAACAAGAGGAGAAGACGTCAAAGAAGTACAG GGTCAACGGAAAGGAGGACACGTAAGAAAAATAAGAGGAAAAAGGCTGAAAGTAGCGATGAGGTGGAGAGTGAAATCAGTCTCCAGGGAGATGAACCAGTTAACGTTGGTAGCACGAACGTTGGTAGCACGACAGTAAGAGATTCGACTGAGGAGGTTGCCACGGTAACCAGGCCAACCCGCAGAAAGCCGAAGAGGTGCCAAAATAAGTTGGTTGACCATGCAACGTGTCCTCATTGCAACCCTACCTGTCCTAAACCAATTAATACGTCTACAG GTGAAGAAATGGAATTTTTGTACTTTCTAAGGTTAGCAGGGATGGATCTTAGTGCCCTAGCAGATGAGTTAGGCCTTGATCAAAGAGTTCTGGCGATGATAGATCCCAACGAGGCAATGGAACTTCTGGCGTCGAGTTCCAGAAGGAATAGTGGATGA